From one Thermatribacter velox genomic stretch:
- a CDS encoding metallophosphoesterase family protein — protein MRIIVISDTHIPERAKELPPQLISALKEASLIVHAGDICEYWVVEELRSFAPIFAVQGNMDRADVKAKLKKEEVFEVAGQRIGLIHGWGPPWGIEERVGKVFESASLDVIIFGHTHQPLKKMIGGVLYFNPGSPTDTVFAPYFSYGVIDIADGMIQKAEIVRFE, from the coding sequence ATGAGGATTATAGTCATCTCTGATACGCATATCCCAGAGCGGGCAAAGGAGCTACCTCCACAGTTGATTTCGGCTTTAAAAGAGGCTTCATTGATTGTTCATGCTGGAGATATTTGTGAGTACTGGGTTGTAGAAGAGCTGCGCTCTTTTGCTCCTATTTTTGCTGTGCAGGGTAATATGGATAGAGCCGATGTGAAAGCCAAGCTTAAAAAGGAAGAAGTTTTTGAGGTGGCTGGGCAAAGGATAGGGCTGATTCATGGTTGGGGTCCACCCTGGGGGATAGAGGAACGGGTTGGCAAGGTGTTCGAAAGTGCATCCCTTGATGTGATTATCTTTGGGCATACCCACCAGCCTCTTAAGAAAATGATAGGAGGCGTACTTTATTTTAACCCGGGGAGTCCAACCGATACCGTTTTTGCTCCCTATTTTTCTTATGGTGTGATCGATATTGCTGATGGAATGATTCAAAAAGCTGAGATAGTTCGTTTTGAATGA
- a CDS encoding glycoside hydrolase family 57 protein translates to MNNKRLLVNIIWHMHQPFYWNEDRGHFVFPWVRTHLVKDYLFMPRLLSKFPGVKVTFNFSPVLLEQIGMYAEGKKDQVLELMEFEAQRLDESVKEAILKTFFLVASERVAQDLPRFVELRNKAKEGIDFSEQDFLDLQVLYQLLWFDPFIRKEYPQLSILYEKGRNYTEEDKGVILRVTEEYARKFALPYFELLDSNQIEISVSPFYHPILPLLYDSNLALETAPQIGLPAVSFTYPEDAFAQVRMAVDFCRLFWRREPSGMWPSEGAVSEKIIPIFSQNGIRWVATGEEILFFSLNEECRRNEAGVPIPPGKLYTPYLIGEKGQEVAIFFRDRLLSDLIGFEYHKMPYQRAVEDLISRLHRIKDALPGDREYVVSIILDGENAWEFYEQNGLPFLSLLYERLSSEEGLATVTPQEYLSRQTSLPRLKKLVSGSWIYGKLTTWIGHPEKNRAWEELAEVRSLFASKEVCARDKEKALRFIYRAEGSDWFWWLGEDNPSPQKADFLNQFHYLLNKAKELL, encoded by the coding sequence ATGAATAACAAGCGGCTTTTGGTGAATATCATATGGCATATGCATCAGCCCTTCTACTGGAATGAAGATCGGGGTCATTTTGTTTTTCCTTGGGTCAGGACTCACCTTGTGAAAGATTATCTTTTTATGCCTCGCTTGTTGAGTAAATTTCCAGGGGTTAAGGTTACATTTAATTTTTCACCCGTTTTGCTTGAGCAGATAGGCATGTATGCCGAAGGCAAAAAAGATCAAGTTCTGGAACTTATGGAGTTTGAAGCCCAAAGATTGGATGAAAGTGTTAAGGAAGCGATTTTAAAAACCTTTTTCCTGGTTGCTTCCGAGAGAGTTGCTCAGGATTTGCCCCGTTTTGTGGAGCTCAGGAACAAGGCGAAAGAAGGAATAGATTTTTCTGAGCAAGATTTTCTGGATTTACAGGTTCTTTACCAGCTCTTGTGGTTTGATCCTTTCATTCGTAAAGAATACCCTCAGCTTTCCATTCTTTACGAAAAAGGTCGCAACTATACTGAAGAGGACAAAGGAGTAATTTTAAGAGTTACTGAAGAGTACGCTCGAAAATTCGCCCTGCCTTATTTTGAGCTTCTTGATAGCAATCAGATTGAAATCAGCGTTTCTCCTTTTTACCATCCGATACTACCGCTTTTGTACGATAGCAATTTAGCTTTGGAAACAGCACCTCAAATTGGTTTGCCCGCTGTTTCTTTCACTTATCCAGAAGATGCTTTTGCTCAGGTTCGTATGGCAGTGGATTTTTGTCGTCTTTTCTGGCGAAGAGAACCCAGCGGAATGTGGCCTTCCGAGGGTGCAGTGAGTGAAAAAATAATCCCTATTTTTTCTCAAAACGGAATTCGTTGGGTGGCTACTGGAGAGGAGATTTTGTTTTTCTCTTTGAACGAAGAATGTAGGCGCAATGAAGCAGGTGTGCCTATACCCCCGGGGAAACTTTATACTCCCTATTTGATAGGAGAAAAGGGCCAGGAAGTTGCCATCTTTTTTAGAGATCGGTTGCTTTCGGACTTGATAGGTTTTGAGTACCATAAAATGCCCTATCAACGAGCGGTTGAGGACCTTATATCTCGTTTACACAGGATAAAAGATGCTCTTCCTGGAGATAGGGAATATGTGGTAAGCATAATTTTGGATGGAGAAAATGCCTGGGAGTTTTATGAGCAAAATGGTCTTCCTTTTCTTTCTTTGCTTTATGAAAGGCTGAGCTCTGAAGAAGGTTTAGCAACCGTTACCCCCCAGGAATATCTTTCCCGCCAGACATCTTTACCCCGCTTAAAAAAACTGGTTTCCGGGTCCTGGATTTATGGGAAGCTCACCACCTGGATTGGTCATCCAGAGAAAAACCGCGCTTGGGAGGAACTGGCTGAGGTAAGAAGTCTTTTTGCCAGCAAAGAGGTTTGTGCTCGGGATAAAGAAAAAGCCTTGCGATTTATTTACCGTGCAGAGGGAAGTGATTGGTTCTGGTGGCTTGGTGAAGACAATCCCTCGCCCCAAAAAGCTGACTTTTTAAATCAATTCCATTATCTTCTAAACAAGGCAAAAGAATTGCTTTAG
- a CDS encoding glucose-1-phosphate adenylyltransferase, with the protein MPSIETLAMILAGGEGRRLDVLSEKRAKPAVPFGGKYRIIDFCLSNCVNSGIYYVGVLTQYNPRSLHEHIKIGKAWDLDRIKGGVFILQPYISDERTNWYRGTADAIYQNLRFIRDINPGLVLILSGDHIYKMDYRKMIKFHLEREAEVTISAIEVPWEEASRFGIMEVNEEGRVIGFEEKPRFPASNLASMGIYVFSRDILEEEVKKEAMREGTSYDFGKDVIPRLITRNRVFAYRFEEYWKDVGTLTAFWEANMELLQADPPLNLRDDDWPIYTPLEDRPPVKLGRTAVVENSIIGSGSVINGIVEHSVIFGGVYVAEGARVVDSIVMNDSKIGENSFLDRVIIDKQVIVEREVYLGKEDETWEGESITVVGKNCHIPSGTVIGKGCRIGPDLAVDDFHSLLIKSGTVLKKPGYSEGLK; encoded by the coding sequence ATGCCCTCAATAGAAACACTGGCGATGATTCTTGCGGGTGGTGAGGGGAGAAGGTTGGATGTGCTTTCTGAGAAAAGAGCCAAGCCTGCTGTTCCCTTTGGTGGCAAGTACCGTATTATTGATTTCTGTCTGAGCAACTGTGTTAATTCAGGTATTTATTACGTGGGAGTGCTCACCCAGTATAATCCTCGCTCACTTCATGAGCACATAAAAATAGGGAAAGCCTGGGATTTGGACAGAATCAAGGGAGGAGTTTTTATTCTTCAACCTTACATAAGCGACGAGCGAACCAACTGGTATCGGGGTACTGCTGATGCTATATATCAGAATTTGCGTTTCATAAGAGATATCAATCCGGGGCTGGTGTTGATTCTTTCTGGTGATCATATTTATAAAATGGATTATCGCAAAATGATCAAATTTCATCTGGAAAGAGAGGCAGAAGTTACGATTTCTGCCATAGAAGTCCCTTGGGAAGAAGCTTCGCGCTTTGGAATTATGGAAGTAAATGAAGAGGGAAGAGTTATTGGTTTTGAAGAAAAACCCCGTTTTCCTGCGAGCAATCTGGCCAGTATGGGTATTTATGTTTTTAGCAGGGATATATTGGAAGAAGAAGTAAAAAAGGAAGCAATGAGAGAAGGCACCTCTTATGATTTTGGCAAAGATGTTATACCTCGGCTGATTACTCGCAATCGGGTCTTTGCCTATCGTTTTGAAGAATACTGGAAAGATGTAGGAACCCTTACTGCTTTTTGGGAAGCCAATATGGAGCTTCTTCAAGCCGATCCTCCTTTGAATTTGCGGGATGACGACTGGCCCATTTATACTCCTTTAGAGGACAGGCCTCCGGTAAAGCTTGGAAGAACTGCGGTGGTAGAAAACAGCATCATTGGCAGTGGTTCCGTTATTAACGGGATAGTTGAACATTCGGTAATCTTTGGTGGTGTTTATGTTGCAGAGGGTGCGCGAGTAGTTGATTCAATCGTAATGAATGATTCTAAAATTGGAGAAAACAGTTTTTTGGATCGGGTCATTATTGATAAACAGGTGATTGTGGAGCGCGAAGTGTATCTTGGGAAGGAGGACGAGACATGGGAGGGCGAGAGCATAACTGTGGTGGGCAAGAACTGCCATATACCTTCCGGCACGGTTATAGGAAAGGGGTGTCGTATTGGTCCTGATCTTGCAGTTGATGACTTTCATAGTCTTTTGATTAAGAGTGGAACTGTTTTAAAAAAACCTGGCTATTCGGAGGGGTTAAAGTGA
- a CDS encoding M42 family metallopeptidase, translating into MEEERIRFFRMLIDTPSPSGFEEQVQQLFLERVKDAVDLTYKDVHGNAFGVINPDCEHKLMLAGHCDEVGLMVSYIDKEGYVYFSTVGGIDPQITQGMPVVIHTAKGPVSGVIGKKPIHLLEEKERQKVARIEEQWIDIGAKDGEEARSMVQIGDPITFDIASRCLAGERITGKGIDDKVGVFVVCEVLRELGREKQSLAFGVYGVSTVQEELGLRGAKTSAFGINPKIGIAIDVTFASDCPNIDKKKVGDISLGKGPVLARGPNINSKLWMRMKNVAEENNIPYQVQAEARATGTDANVIQTTRSGVVTALLSIPNRYMHTPSEIVDMQDVENAIRLLVLFIKSLKAEEDWIP; encoded by the coding sequence GTGGAGGAAGAAAGGATCCGATTTTTTAGAATGCTTATTGATACTCCAAGTCCTTCTGGTTTTGAGGAGCAGGTTCAACAGCTTTTTTTAGAACGAGTTAAAGACGCGGTTGACCTGACTTATAAGGACGTTCATGGCAATGCTTTTGGAGTTATTAATCCTGACTGTGAACATAAGCTTATGCTTGCCGGCCACTGTGATGAAGTTGGCTTGATGGTTAGTTACATTGATAAAGAGGGATATGTGTACTTTTCCACGGTTGGCGGGATCGATCCTCAGATTACTCAGGGGATGCCGGTGGTTATTCACACTGCGAAAGGGCCGGTATCTGGTGTTATTGGAAAAAAGCCAATTCATTTGCTTGAAGAGAAAGAGCGGCAGAAAGTTGCTCGTATTGAAGAACAGTGGATTGATATTGGAGCTAAAGACGGGGAAGAAGCAAGGAGTATGGTCCAAATAGGTGACCCGATAACTTTTGATATTGCTTCGCGCTGTTTGGCTGGTGAACGAATCACTGGAAAAGGCATTGATGACAAAGTAGGAGTTTTTGTGGTTTGTGAAGTTTTACGGGAGCTGGGAAGGGAAAAACAAAGCCTGGCCTTTGGTGTTTATGGAGTGAGCACTGTGCAAGAAGAATTGGGGTTGAGAGGTGCTAAGACCAGTGCTTTTGGTATTAATCCCAAAATTGGCATAGCCATAGATGTTACTTTTGCTTCCGATTGCCCAAACATTGATAAAAAGAAAGTTGGCGATATAAGTCTTGGTAAAGGCCCAGTTCTTGCCAGGGGGCCCAACATCAATAGTAAGTTGTGGATGAGAATGAAAAATGTTGCTGAAGAGAATAACATCCCCTATCAGGTTCAGGCAGAGGCCAGAGCTACTGGTACGGATGCAAACGTTATCCAGACTACAAGAAGTGGAGTGGTTACTGCGCTTTTGAGTATTCCAAACCGCTATATGCACACTCCCTCTGAGATTGTCGATATGCAGGATGTTGAAAATGCAATTCGCCTTCTGGTGCTTTTTATCAAGAGCTTGAAGGCGGAAGAGGATTGGATTCCTTAA
- the glgD gene encoding glucose-1-phosphate adenylyltransferase subunit GlgD, with protein MSFRYAMILAGGKGDRLDVLSVERAKAAVPFGGCYRLIDFSLSNCVNSGIYDIGVLTQYQPQSLIEHIGAGRPWDLDRKRGGVEFLAPYLSRSVGGWYRGTGDALFQNLNVILRKKVPHLLVLSGDHVYMMNYNPLFNYHVERGADITLVVTEVKPEDAPRFGIVEVDYDNWILNFEEKPAAPKTNVAFMGIYAFRTEFLVEQLIKNNQENKFDLVENVIIENLGKAKIQAFFYTGCWWDVGTVKAYWEANMQLLEPVPCFNLYDPEWVIYTNRPISPPAQICKKAKVTESIIGEGALIKGEVIHSVIFPGVVIEEGARVVDSIVFNNTRIERGSEVNLSILDKNVVVGEEAKIGFGEDFTPNMLRPDLLDWGVNLVGKGTRIPPRTIICRNCIVGIGLGFESFKGVDFLKSGSAFL; from the coding sequence TTGTCTTTTCGCTATGCCATGATTTTGGCAGGAGGCAAGGGAGACCGTCTGGATGTTCTTTCTGTAGAACGTGCCAAAGCTGCTGTTCCTTTTGGTGGATGTTATCGGTTGATCGATTTTTCCTTGAGTAATTGCGTGAACTCTGGAATTTATGATATAGGCGTGCTTACTCAATACCAGCCACAATCTTTGATTGAACACATTGGGGCAGGACGACCCTGGGATCTTGATAGAAAAAGAGGGGGAGTTGAATTTTTAGCTCCCTATCTAAGTCGAAGTGTTGGTGGCTGGTATCGTGGTACTGGTGATGCGCTCTTTCAAAATCTTAATGTTATCCTGCGCAAAAAAGTACCCCACCTTCTGGTTCTTTCTGGAGACCATGTTTACATGATGAACTACAACCCTCTTTTTAATTATCACGTGGAAAGAGGAGCAGATATTACACTTGTGGTCACTGAGGTTAAACCAGAAGATGCTCCCCGCTTTGGAATTGTTGAAGTGGATTATGATAACTGGATATTGAACTTTGAGGAAAAACCGGCGGCACCGAAGACCAATGTAGCTTTTATGGGTATTTATGCCTTTCGAACCGAGTTTTTGGTGGAACAGTTGATAAAAAATAATCAGGAAAACAAATTTGATCTGGTAGAAAATGTGATAATAGAGAATTTGGGAAAGGCCAAGATACAGGCTTTTTTTTACACAGGATGCTGGTGGGATGTGGGCACTGTCAAGGCCTATTGGGAAGCAAACATGCAGCTTTTGGAACCTGTACCCTGTTTTAACCTTTATGACCCCGAGTGGGTGATATATACCAATCGGCCTATCTCACCTCCTGCTCAAATTTGCAAGAAAGCGAAAGTTACAGAGAGCATTATTGGCGAGGGGGCTTTGATAAAAGGAGAGGTGATTCATTCAGTGATTTTTCCAGGAGTGGTGATAGAGGAGGGAGCAAGGGTGGTGGATTCTATAGTCTTCAATAATACCCGAATAGAAAGAGGCAGTGAGGTTAACCTTAGTATTTTAGATAAGAATGTTGTCGTTGGAGAAGAGGCAAAGATTGGTTTTGGGGAAGACTTTACACCCAACATGCTTAGACCCGACCTTCTTGATTGGGGTGTCAACCTGGTTGGGAAAGGAACACGTATCCCACCTCGAACCATTATCTGTCGCAACTGCATTGTTGGCATAGGACTCGGTTTTGAAAGTTTTAAGGGGGTCGATTTTTTAAAGAGTGGAAGTGCTTTTCTCTGA